In Treponema sp. OMZ 798, the following proteins share a genomic window:
- a CDS encoding HIT family protein, with amino-acid sequence MSDMIKKESIPVIENDCELCKLNKNDKRWLLFENTEWIVFLSDKQDYIGRLFVLSKEHIQSLCDLTINQWISLKNIINSCELMLKVELNATMFNWTCLMNDAYKSDNPQPHLHFHIRPRYSNPVSILEKQYSDNEFGHHYLNHKSSLLSSSEIDALFRFLKKKVAYYF; translated from the coding sequence ATGAGTGATATGATAAAAAAAGAGTCTATACCTGTTATTGAGAATGATTGTGAACTTTGCAAATTAAATAAGAATGACAAAAGATGGTTATTATTCGAAAATACAGAATGGATAGTGTTTTTATCAGATAAGCAGGATTATATAGGAAGATTATTTGTCCTTTCTAAGGAACATATACAAAGCTTATGTGATTTAACGATTAATCAGTGGATTTCGTTGAAAAATATAATTAATTCATGTGAACTAATGTTAAAAGTGGAATTAAATGCAACTATGTTTAATTGGACATGCTTGATGAATGATGCCTATAAGTCTGATAATCCGCAGCCGCATTTACATTTTCATATTAGACCAAGATATTCAAATCCAGTCAGTATATTAGAAAAGCAATATTCAGATAATGAGTTTGGTCACCATTATTTAAATCACAAAAGCAGTTTGCTTTCTAGCAGTGAAATAGATGCTTTGTTTCGATTTTTGAAAAAGAAAGTAGCTTATTACTTTTAA
- a CDS encoding N-6 DNA methylase — MIEEAGGVDTNKAKEIKAERLFGIEFDRQIFTLACVNMLIHKDGKTNLELLDFRTYEVDSWITSKPINKILMNPHFESKYGCLDILKNTLNNLKKWYFSRNYTSR; from the coding sequence ATGATTGAAGAAGCTGGAGGAGTAGATACTAATAAAGCTAAAGAAATAAAAGCAGAACGATTATTTGGAATAGAATTTGATAGGCAAATCTTTACGTTAGCTTGTGTTAATATGCTAATACACAAGGATGGTAAAACAAATTTAGAATTACTAGATTTCAGAACATATGAAGTTGATTCTTGGATTACTTCCAAACCTATTAATAAAATCTTGATGAATCCTCATTTCGAGTCAAAATACGGTTGTTTAGATATTTTAAAGAATACCCTCAATAATCTAAAAAAATGGTACTTTAGCCGCAATTATACTTCCAGATAA